A single genomic interval of Sphingobium sp. EM0848 harbors:
- the cobF gene encoding precorrin-6A synthase (deacetylating), with amino-acid sequence MITLNLIGIGTGNPDHLTRAAIRAMNEADLILLPRKGDVKSDLIDLRRAICAELLTRPVRLVEFDMPSRADQPAYVDAVLDWHDAIAALWQDQITRHLPQGGTLALLVWGDPSLYDSSLRIAERLPDMQVQVIPGITSIQALTAAHGICLNDLAEPVLITTGRRLREEGWPVCTNSLVVMLDGHCAFRTLPSEGVDIWWGAYLGMPQQAIAQGPLAIVGPTIIDQRATLRQEHGWIMDIYLLRRRGRPGDGKA; translated from the coding sequence ATGATCACACTCAACCTCATCGGCATCGGCACGGGCAATCCCGATCATCTGACCCGCGCCGCGATCCGGGCGATGAACGAGGCAGACCTGATCCTGCTGCCGCGCAAGGGCGATGTGAAATCCGACCTCATCGACCTGCGCCGTGCCATTTGCGCCGAGTTGCTCACGCGCCCGGTCAGGCTGGTCGAATTCGACATGCCCAGCCGAGCCGACCAGCCTGCCTATGTCGATGCGGTACTTGACTGGCACGATGCCATCGCCGCTCTCTGGCAGGATCAGATCACCCGCCATCTGCCGCAGGGCGGAACATTGGCGCTGCTGGTCTGGGGCGATCCCTCGCTCTACGACAGCAGCCTGCGTATCGCAGAACGACTTCCGGACATGCAGGTTCAGGTCATCCCCGGCATCACCAGCATCCAGGCGCTGACCGCCGCCCACGGCATATGCCTCAACGATCTGGCGGAACCCGTGCTCATCACCACGGGCCGCCGCCTGCGCGAAGAGGGATGGCCGGTCTGCACGAACAGCCTGGTGGTCATGCTGGACGGGCATTGCGCCTTTCGGACGCTGCCGTCCGAGGGGGTCGATATATGGTGGGGCGCCTATCTCGGCATGCCGCAGCAGGCCATCGCCCAGGGTCCGCTCGCCATCGTCGGACCGACGATCATCGACCAGCGCGCCACGCTCCGGCAGGAGCATGGCTGGATCATGGACATTTACTTGCTGCGCCGACGCGGCCGACCCGGAGATGGCAAAGCCTGA
- a CDS encoding SpoVR family protein — MTGKHAKAPLFTGSDWDFSLINRIYETIEPIALKEMNLDIYPNQIEIISAEQMLDAYSSIGMPLFYKHWSFGKQFVTNEMMYRKGLRGLAYELVINSDPCINYLMQENSATMQTLVIAHAAFGHNHFFKNNYVFRQWTDAEGILDYLEFAKRYIAECEERHGQLAVERVLDAAHALMNQGVHRYPRIRPRDLKGEAAREAERQAYRDRIYDDLWRTVPVGARADAVPNEERRAALGLPQENILYFLEKTGPRLQSWQREVLRIVRLIAQYFYPQRQTKAMNEGCATYTHYRIMTLLHERGWITDGAFMEFLSSHTNVVYQPTYDSGHFGGFNPYALGFGIMSDIERICLEPTEEDREWFGDIAGSGDPVEVLKDIWANYRDESFVSQFLSPHMIRHWRLFKINDRASESELRVDAIHDERGYRRIRRALAREYDIGRQEPDIQVVDVDLVGDRKLIVEHGVVDGVLLDPADAAMVLQNLANLWGYEVMLKEIDTESRKELKSHAAQPREGWLR, encoded by the coding sequence ATGACGGGAAAGCACGCAAAAGCGCCGCTGTTCACCGGGAGCGATTGGGACTTTTCGCTCATCAACCGGATCTATGAAACGATCGAGCCGATCGCGCTCAAGGAAATGAATCTGGATATCTATCCCAATCAGATAGAAATCATCAGCGCGGAGCAGATGCTGGACGCCTATTCTTCCATAGGTATGCCACTTTTCTACAAGCATTGGTCCTTCGGAAAACAGTTTGTTACCAATGAAATGATGTACCGTAAGGGGCTGAGGGGACTCGCCTATGAACTGGTCATCAACAGCGATCCCTGCATCAACTATCTGATGCAGGAAAACAGCGCGACGATGCAGACCCTGGTCATCGCGCATGCAGCCTTTGGTCACAATCATTTCTTCAAGAATAATTATGTCTTCCGCCAATGGACCGATGCCGAGGGCATTCTCGATTATCTGGAGTTTGCCAAGCGATACATCGCGGAATGTGAGGAGCGCCACGGCCAGTTGGCGGTCGAGCGGGTTCTGGATGCCGCCCATGCGCTGATGAACCAGGGTGTACATCGCTATCCGCGCATCCGCCCGCGTGATCTGAAGGGCGAGGCGGCGCGGGAGGCGGAGCGGCAGGCCTATCGTGACCGCATCTATGACGATCTGTGGCGCACGGTGCCCGTGGGAGCGCGGGCGGACGCCGTGCCCAATGAGGAACGGCGGGCTGCGCTCGGGCTACCGCAAGAGAATATCCTCTATTTCCTGGAGAAAACTGGCCCGCGCCTGCAAAGCTGGCAGAGGGAAGTGCTGCGCATCGTCCGGCTGATCGCACAATATTTCTACCCGCAACGCCAGACCAAGGCGATGAATGAGGGCTGCGCGACCTATACCCATTATCGGATCATGACGCTGCTGCATGAGCGCGGGTGGATCACCGACGGCGCGTTCATGGAATTCCTGTCGTCACATACCAATGTCGTCTATCAACCCACTTATGATTCAGGGCATTTTGGTGGTTTCAATCCCTATGCGCTGGGTTTCGGCATCATGTCCGATATCGAGCGGATATGCCTTGAGCCGACCGAGGAGGACCGGGAATGGTTCGGCGACATCGCTGGCTCAGGCGATCCGGTGGAGGTGCTGAAGGATATCTGGGCCAATTACCGCGATGAAAGCTTTGTGTCCCAGTTCCTCAGCCCGCACATGATCCGGCATTGGCGCCTGTTCAAGATCAACGACCGGGCAAGCGAGTCGGAGCTGCGCGTCGATGCCATCCATGATGAACGCGGCTATCGGCGGATAAGGCGGGCGCTGGCGCGGGAATATGATATCGGGCGGCAGGAGCCGGATATTCAGGTGGTCGACGTGGATCTTGTCGGGGACCGCAAGCTGATCGTCGAACATGGCGTGGTCGACGGGGTCCTGCTCGATCCGGCTGATGCCGCTATGGTGTTGCAAAATCTGGCAAATCTCTGGGGCTATGAGGTGATGCTGAAGGAAATCGACACCGAAAGCCGTAAGGAATTGAAAAGCCACGCCGCACAGCCCAGGGAGGGTTGGCTGCGCTGA
- a CDS encoding YeaH/YhbH family protein, with translation MNRQRFLRRARAYVQQAVRDSLKDRSIKDLDKEGQVTIQRDVIHEPTLHRAAQGGNRERVFPGNHDYMEGDRIKRPDGGQGAGSQAGQGEGNDDFQFVLSREEFLGLFLDDLELPDLAKRRLIGGKVDGIRRAGYSVVGNPSNLSVPRTMQKAMSRRLALRRPSSRELQRVEDEIAEIEAREPPGPDDAVLLENLREERSTIIRRRNLIAYIDPVDLRYRRFETVPKPVAQAVMFCLMDVSGSMTEHMKDLAKRFFALLHLFLSRCYEHVEVVFIHHTDRAAEVDEQTFFYSTVTGGTLVSSALDKLLEVVKERYRPDDWNIYVAQASDGDTMQSDNGRVVSLMQDEILPISQYVAYLEVGREEFADIETVGTMTGLWQAYAPVSEARRNFVMRKVHHRREIYPCSANCSSARVWRSGLHDGKARKSAAVHRERLGLFAHQPDL, from the coding sequence ATGTCATCCACGAGCCGACGCTGCATCGCGCCGCGCAGGGCGGCAATCGGGAACGCGTCTTTCCCGGCAATCATGACTATATGGAGGGTGACCGGATCAAGCGGCCCGATGGCGGGCAAGGCGCCGGGTCGCAGGCCGGGCAGGGCGAGGGGAATGACGATTTCCAGTTCGTGCTGAGCCGGGAAGAGTTTCTGGGGCTGTTTCTGGACGATCTGGAATTGCCCGACCTCGCCAAGCGGCGGTTGATCGGCGGAAAGGTCGACGGGATCAGACGGGCGGGCTATTCAGTTGTCGGCAACCCGTCCAATCTCTCCGTGCCGCGCACGATGCAGAAAGCGATGTCGCGACGGCTGGCGCTGCGGCGGCCGAGCAGCCGCGAACTCCAGCGGGTCGAGGATGAAATTGCGGAGATCGAGGCGCGCGAACCGCCGGGACCCGACGATGCGGTGCTGCTGGAAAATCTGCGCGAGGAGCGATCGACGATCATCCGGCGGCGCAATCTGATTGCCTATATAGATCCGGTGGACCTGCGCTATCGCCGTTTCGAGACGGTGCCCAAGCCTGTCGCGCAGGCGGTGATGTTCTGTCTGATGGATGTTTCCGGTTCCATGACCGAGCATATGAAGGACCTCGCCAAGCGCTTCTTCGCGCTGCTGCACCTGTTCCTGTCGCGTTGCTACGAGCATGTTGAGGTGGTGTTCATCCACCATACCGACCGCGCGGCCGAGGTCGATGAGCAGACTTTCTTCTACAGCACGGTCACAGGTGGCACGCTGGTGTCGAGCGCGCTCGACAAGCTGCTGGAGGTGGTCAAGGAACGCTATCGGCCCGACGACTGGAACATCTACGTCGCGCAGGCCTCCGATGGCGACACGATGCAGTCGGACAATGGCCGGGTGGTCAGTCTGATGCAGGACGAAATTCTGCCTATCAGTCAATATGTTGCCTATCTGGAGGTCGGCCGGGAGGAATTTGCCGATATAGAGACGGTCGGCACGATGACCGGTCTGTGGCAGGCCTATGCCCCGGTTTCGGAGGCACGCCGCAATTTCGTGATGCGCAAGGTGCACCACCGGCGGGAAATCTACCCGTGTTCCGCGAACTGTTCCAGCGCAAGGGTGTGGCGGAGCGGACTGCATGACGGGAAAGCACGCAAAAGCGCCGCTGTTCACCGGGAGCGATTGGGACTTTTCGCTCATCAACCGGATCTATGA